From the Lathyrus oleraceus cultivar Zhongwan6 chromosome 4, CAAS_Psat_ZW6_1.0, whole genome shotgun sequence genome, one window contains:
- the LOC127138117 gene encoding GTPase-activating protein GYP3, translated as MKTNKTSNPVITFDHKRDAYGFTVRPQHLQRYREYANIYKEEEEERSEKWKSFLDRQAETESSELASAVGEDEKVSGDEVVGEEVDASLEKGVDGHQTSGHVPGSEDSTIENGSQKEELPASEVTKIHRVQLWSTIRSSLHIIEDMMSARVKKKTASVKDERNKNGVSKDEKIAETEKSLSHSDDAKSPKGAFEEDSEDEFYDVERSDPSPDSPRVDGLSTSANGIAADAAPLQVPCPWIEELEVLVRGGVPMALRGELWQAFVGVKARRVDKYYQNLLASNGDSEIKSNHQNLQLDDNDGKINAELIHVPEKWKGQIEKDLPRTFPGHPALDEDGRNALRRLLTAYARHNPSVGYCQAMNFFAGLLLLLMPEENAFWTLMGILDDYFDGYFSEDMIESQVDQLVFEELVRERFPKLANHLDYLGVQVAWVTGPWYLDYLYYYK; from the exons ATGAAAACTAACAAAACTTCAAATCCTGTTATTACTTTCGATCACAAGAG GGATGCCTATGGGTTTACGGTGAGACCTCAGCACCTGCAAAGATATCGTGAATATGCGAATATATACAAG gaggaagaggaggaaagGTCAGAGAAGTGGAAGTCATTTTTAGATAGGCAGGCAGAGACGGAGTCTTCTGAATTGGCCTCAGCTGTGGGAGAAGATGAGAAAGTTTCTGGGGACGAGGTTGTCGGGGAAGAAGTTGATGCGAGTTTAGAGAAGGGTGTTGATGGACATCAAACAAGCGGGCACGTCCCTGGCAGTGAAGATAGTACAATTGAAAATGGAAGTCAAAAGGAGGAGTTACCAGCATCTGAAGTGACTAAGATTCATAGAGTCCAGTTATGGTCAACCATAAGGTCATCTCTTCATATTATTGAGGATATGATGAGTGCCCGTGTAAAGAAGAAAACTGCATCAGTAAAAGATGAAAGAAACAAGAATGGTGTTTCAAAAGACGAGAAGATCGCTGAAACTGAGAAATCACTATCTCATTCTGATGATGCTAAATCACCAAAAGGAGCATTTGAGGAAGACTCTGAGGACGAGTTCTATGATGTTGAAAGGTCCGATCCTAGTCCAGATTCTCCTCGTGTTGATGGCTTGAGTACCTCTGCAAATGGGATTGCTGCTGATGCTGCACCACTGCAGGTTCCGTGTCCTTGGATAGAAGAGTTGGAAGTTCTTGTTCGTGGGGGAGTGCCAATGGCACTTAGGGGAGAG CTCTGGCAAGCTTTTGTGGGTGTCAAAGCAAGACGAGTAGACAAGTATTATCAGAATCTACTAGCCTCCAATGGTGATTCTGAAATTAAAAGTAATCATCAAAACTTGCAATTAGATGACAATGATGGTAAAATAAATGCAGAACTCATACATGTACCAGAAAAATGGAAAGGACAGATTGAGAAG GATCTGCCACGGACATTTCCTGGTCATCCTGCTTTGGATGAGGATGGTAGAAATGCTTTGAGACGATTACTTACTGCATATGCTCGACACAATCCCTCTGTTGGTTACTGCCAG GCAATGAATTTTTTTGCTGGCTTATTGCTGCTTTTGATGCCTGAAGAAAATGCCTTTTG GACCTTAATGGGCATTTTAGATGATTATTTTGATGGCTATTTTTCAGAGGATATGATAGAGTCTCAG GTGGATCAACTTGTTTTTGAAGAGTTGGTGCGGGAGAGGTTTCCCAAATTGG CCAATCATCTGGATTATCTAGGAGTGCAGGTTGCATGGGTTACTGGACCATGGTATCTTgattatttatattattataaatga